In the Corynebacterium suedekumii genome, one interval contains:
- a CDS encoding PP2C family protein-serine/threonine phosphatase, with protein MTPNSTLRLNYTVQSDRGLVRGNNEDSAYAGRDLLIIADGMGGHAAGEVASQLMVTHLERLDADPADNDMLALLGGVADDANREIAQAVRDHPETDGMGTTLTALMFNGREFGMIHVGDSRGYRLRDGKLSQVTVDDTFVQSLVDEGKLDPADVSSHPQKSLILKAYTGRPVEPTLATLDARPGDRLLLCSDGLSDPVTASTIESTLATGTPADAARRLIELALRSGGPDNITVVVADVLDDDALDDDARAALPSVPVTAGALLGESEENSHPDTSAGRAALLGRQPKKISPDGEVETQDIGASTMAPPATGATVAQRPAGGGGRARTFRLSALILALLAVIGLALAGWWAYSAMDRTYFIATADNDHLVVERGIDYSVFGRDLHSPYQEACLDERGDLRMVDVGSAEECSPFETTDLPESVRSSVDGLDSGSYDDVTQQLRRLADEALPVCLDRPAGDADTADEAGNGDGDLSKPGVNCREVA; from the coding sequence GTGACACCGAATTCGACTCTGCGACTCAACTACACCGTCCAGTCGGACCGGGGTCTGGTCCGCGGCAACAACGAGGATTCCGCGTACGCGGGCCGAGATCTGCTCATCATCGCCGACGGCATGGGTGGGCACGCGGCCGGTGAGGTGGCCAGCCAGCTCATGGTCACGCACCTGGAGCGGCTCGACGCCGACCCAGCGGACAATGACATGCTCGCCCTGCTCGGCGGGGTCGCCGATGACGCGAACCGTGAGATCGCGCAGGCGGTGCGGGACCATCCGGAGACCGACGGCATGGGCACGACCCTGACGGCGCTGATGTTCAACGGCCGGGAGTTCGGCATGATCCACGTGGGTGATTCCCGTGGTTACCGGCTGCGGGACGGCAAGCTCAGCCAGGTCACCGTCGACGACACGTTCGTGCAGTCGCTGGTGGACGAGGGCAAGCTCGACCCGGCGGACGTGTCCTCGCACCCGCAGAAGTCACTCATCCTCAAGGCGTACACGGGCCGGCCGGTGGAACCGACCCTGGCCACCCTCGACGCCCGCCCCGGTGACCGTCTGCTGCTGTGCTCGGACGGCCTGTCCGACCCGGTGACCGCCTCCACCATCGAGTCCACCCTGGCCACCGGCACCCCGGCGGATGCGGCGCGCCGTCTCATCGAGCTGGCGTTGCGCTCCGGCGGGCCGGACAACATCACGGTGGTCGTCGCCGATGTCCTCGACGACGACGCACTCGATGACGACGCCCGCGCCGCCCTGCCCTCCGTCCCCGTCACCGCGGGCGCCCTGCTGGGTGAGTCGGAGGAGAACTCGCACCCGGACACCTCCGCCGGTCGGGCCGCCCTGCTGGGCCGCCAGCCGAAGAAGATCTCCCCGGACGGGGAGGTGGAGACCCAGGACATCGGCGCCTCCACCATGGCCCCGCCGGCCACCGGCGCGACCGTCGCCCAGCGGCCGGCGGGAGGTGGTGGCAGGGCCAGGACGTTTCGTCTCTCCGCCCTGATTCTCGCCCTGCTCGCCGTCATCGGCCTGGCACTGGCCGGCTGGTGGGCGTACTCCGCCATGGACCGCACGTACTTCATCGCCACCGCCGACAACGACCACCTCGTCGTCGAGCGTGGCATCGACTACTCCGTCTTCGGCCGCGACCTGCACTCCCCGTACCAGGAGGCCTGTCTCGACGAACGCGGTGACCTGCGGATGGTGGACGTGGGCAGCGCCGAGGAATGCTCCCCCTTCGAAACCACCGACCTCCCTGAGTCCGTCCGCTCGTCGGTCGACGGCCTGGACAGCGGCTCCTACGACGACGTCACCCAGCAGCTGCGCCGCCTGGCAGACGAGGCCCTGCCCGTCTGTCTGGACCGCCCGGCCGGGGACGCCGACACCGCTGACGAGGCGGGCAACGGCGACGGTGACCTCTCCAAACCCGGCGTCAACTGCCGGGAGGTGGCGTAG
- a CDS encoding FHA domain-containing protein FhaB/FipA — MDSIVLLVFRIGLLVLLWLFVLMALRAMRNDVKVAAGPVATGAGNAAPRSRAAAVVPGRREAARQLTVVDGPLTGSHMEVATLSEVVLGRSPESDFQVGDDYASSRHARLFRRGSDWFVEDLDSRNGTFVGGYRIDQPERVGVGTDIKVGRTTVRLVP, encoded by the coding sequence GTGGATTCGATCGTGTTGCTGGTGTTCCGCATCGGTCTGCTCGTTCTGCTGTGGTTGTTCGTGCTCATGGCGTTGCGTGCGATGCGCAATGACGTGAAGGTGGCGGCCGGTCCGGTCGCCACGGGCGCCGGGAACGCTGCGCCGCGGTCACGTGCCGCGGCGGTGGTGCCGGGGCGTCGAGAAGCGGCGCGACAGCTGACGGTGGTGGACGGACCGCTGACGGGGTCCCACATGGAGGTGGCGACCCTGTCGGAGGTGGTGCTGGGCCGCAGCCCGGAGAGTGATTTCCAGGTGGGGGACGATTACGCGTCGTCGCGCCACGCCCGCCTGTTCCGCCGCGGCTCTGACTGGTTCGTGGAGGACCTGGATTCACGCAACGGCACGTTCGTCGGCGGATACCGTATTGACCAGCCTGAACGCGTAGGCGTGGGCACCGACATCAAGGTCGGCCGGACGACTGTGAGGCTGGTTCCGTGA
- a CDS encoding DUF3662 and FHA domain-containing protein translates to MAMMARFAKLDSALQRGLDNGFAFVFGGRVVPAEIEELLKQEAEDNLAVTEFGTEAPNVYVVGVSSKDLESLSQANDHLPTGFADQMSRFCRNHGWQLAGPVVVRIAEESGLRTGQLRVSSYADGNPADSSGFDAISAGDPATDPQAAAVNKDGAVSRANVSQEENMNDHDVPTELTEVPKDPVVSLLLQDGSSRTYLVQEGSNIIGRSNDAHFRLPDTGVSRQHAEVTWDGQDAVLVDLESTNGTTVNDTPVENWLLADGDVITMGHSHIEVRIVDPNHR, encoded by the coding sequence ATGGCCATGATGGCTCGTTTCGCCAAGTTGGACAGTGCTCTGCAGCGCGGCCTCGACAACGGATTCGCCTTTGTCTTCGGTGGCCGGGTGGTCCCGGCGGAGATTGAGGAGCTGCTCAAGCAGGAGGCGGAGGATAACCTCGCGGTCACGGAGTTTGGTACGGAAGCACCGAATGTGTACGTGGTGGGTGTCTCGTCGAAGGATCTGGAGTCGCTGTCCCAGGCGAATGATCATCTGCCGACCGGTTTCGCGGATCAGATGTCACGGTTCTGCCGTAACCACGGGTGGCAGTTGGCCGGCCCGGTGGTGGTGCGGATCGCGGAGGAGTCCGGTCTGCGGACGGGTCAGTTGCGGGTGTCGTCCTATGCGGACGGTAATCCGGCCGACAGCAGCGGGTTCGATGCGATCAGTGCCGGGGATCCGGCGACTGATCCGCAGGCCGCAGCCGTGAACAAGGATGGTGCGGTCAGCCGCGCGAATGTTTCCCAGGAGGAGAACATGAACGATCACGACGTGCCCACCGAGCTGACGGAGGTGCCGAAGGATCCGGTGGTCAGCCTTCTGCTGCAGGACGGTTCGTCGCGCACGTACCTGGTGCAGGAGGGGTCGAACATCATCGGCCGCAGCAATGACGCGCATTTCCGGCTGCCGGACACGGGTGTGTCTCGGCAGCATGCGGAGGTGACGTGGGATGGTCAGGATGCGGTGCTGGTGGATCTGGAGTCGACGAACGGCACCACGGTCAATGACACTCCGGTGGAGAACTGGCTGCTCGCGGACGGCGATGTCATTACGATGGGCCATTCCCATATTGAGGTCCGCATTGTGGACCCGAATCACCGCTAG
- a CDS encoding FtsW/RodA/SpoVE family cell cycle protein: MKALFRRRTELGLLILAAVFLAVTLANLELSQGNALTTDMLWLIGGFIVVFSIAHVALCLLAPHADQIMLPVASVLNGLGLVTIYRLDIANGTGMATRQVMWTLVGIVLLIGVLVVLRDHKSLTRYSYLLGLIGLVLLALPLVWPTSINADARIWISIGPFSVQPGEFSKILLLLFFAQLLVSKRALFNVAGYRFLGLEFPRLRDLAPIFAVWAVAILIMAVSNDFGPALLLFTTVLGMMYLATARASWLLIGVAMVGVGAFAVYQVSAKIQERVTNFLDPVANYDSTGYQLSQSLFGLSWGGITGTGLGQGHPEIVPVAHSDFILAAVGEELGLIGLAAVLVLFALLVSRGFRAALTVRDSYGKLVAAGLSLTIAIQIFVVTAGISALMPMTGLTTPFMSAGGSSLMANYILLGLLLRISNSARRPADSTGATENPAALESGKAGDGTGLFPAPRPGEVTR; the protein is encoded by the coding sequence ATGAAAGCCCTCTTCCGTCGCCGCACCGAGCTGGGACTGCTCATCCTCGCCGCGGTCTTCCTCGCCGTCACCCTGGCCAACCTCGAGCTCAGCCAGGGCAACGCCCTGACCACCGACATGCTGTGGCTCATCGGCGGATTCATCGTCGTCTTCTCCATCGCGCACGTCGCCCTGTGTCTGCTCGCGCCGCACGCCGACCAGATCATGCTGCCGGTCGCCTCGGTGCTCAACGGGCTGGGGCTGGTGACCATCTACCGGCTCGACATCGCCAACGGCACCGGCATGGCCACCCGCCAGGTGATGTGGACGCTGGTGGGCATCGTCCTGCTCATCGGCGTGCTCGTGGTGCTGCGTGACCACAAGTCGTTGACCCGCTACTCCTACCTGCTGGGACTTATCGGCCTCGTCCTGCTGGCCCTGCCGCTGGTGTGGCCGACCTCGATCAACGCGGACGCCCGCATCTGGATCAGCATCGGCCCGTTCTCGGTGCAGCCGGGTGAGTTCTCCAAGATCCTGCTGCTGCTGTTCTTCGCGCAGCTGCTGGTGAGCAAGCGTGCCCTATTCAACGTCGCCGGCTACCGCTTCCTCGGCCTGGAGTTCCCCCGCCTGCGTGACCTGGCCCCCATCTTCGCGGTGTGGGCCGTGGCCATCCTCATCATGGCGGTCTCCAACGACTTCGGCCCGGCCCTACTGCTGTTCACCACGGTGCTGGGCATGATGTACCTGGCCACCGCCCGGGCGTCCTGGCTGCTCATCGGCGTGGCCATGGTCGGTGTCGGCGCGTTCGCCGTCTACCAGGTGTCCGCGAAGATCCAGGAGCGCGTGACCAACTTCCTCGACCCGGTGGCCAACTACGACTCCACCGGTTACCAGCTCTCCCAGTCCCTGTTCGGCCTGTCCTGGGGCGGGATCACCGGCACCGGCCTGGGGCAGGGCCACCCGGAGATCGTGCCGGTGGCGCACTCGGACTTCATCCTCGCCGCCGTCGGCGAGGAGCTGGGCCTGATCGGCCTGGCCGCCGTCCTCGTGCTCTTCGCCCTGCTGGTCTCCCGGGGTTTCCGCGCCGCCCTGACGGTGCGTGACTCCTACGGCAAGCTCGTCGCCGCGGGCCTGTCGCTGACCATCGCCATCCAGATCTTCGTGGTCACCGCCGGCATTTCCGCGCTCATGCCCATGACCGGCCTGACCACCCCGTTCATGTCGGCCGGTGGTTCCTCGCTCATGGCCAACTACATCCTGCTCGGTCTGCTGCTGCGGATCTCCAACTCCGCACGCCGCCCGGCCGACAGCACTGGCGCCACGGAGAACCCGGCCGCCCTCGAGTCCGGGAAGGCGGGCGACGGCACCGGCCTGTTCCCGGCGCCCCGACCAGGGGAGGTGACCCGCTAG